Within Citrus sinensis cultivar Valencia sweet orange chromosome 1, DVS_A1.0, whole genome shotgun sequence, the genomic segment CCTGGTCAAGGAAATCAATGGGAAATAAATCGTGATCTAGTTAATAAAGGCTTGCATCCAAAATTAAGTAGGCATTCcttccattatttttttattcttgtgcTGCCTCCTAAATGTTGCCTTTACTTACGTTAGCTGATTGTCAGCTGATGAAACTGCCAAAGTTGAGCCTTCATGTGGACTCCACTCTATGGACGTGACTGGATGTTTATGGTACTCAAAATGTGCTACAACAGAATCTCCTCCCTGTTcatagggaaaaaaattatgattaaatagaaaaacaaacacaatttaccatctattgaagaaattttctctcatttcaagattgaaaatatattcCTCCAGATCACCACCTAAAAAATTACCTCTTGTTAGCAGGTAGAGAAAAACATTAAGTTCTAACTCAGTCGAAAATGGTTAATGAGAATTAgataaaagagaaacaaaaagcAATATTTGAACGGTGGAACAGTAACCAGTCGAAAATGGTTAATGATaatagataaaagaaaaacaaaaagcaacaTTTGAGAGGGTAGAATGGTTTGGAAAGCCAGTGGACGGATTAAACCAGCCAGCATAGTCTACATTTAAGTCAGATTCAGCCACATCCAATTACAATCCTATATTAAATCTAAAATGTTGTCAGTGTAATTATAACGAATCACTCAGGGCATGAACAATAGAGATGAGATGTTGAAGATATCAAGGGTGGGGCACCCTGACagagaaatataattaagaacATGATAACCAAACAGTGATATTTCTTGCATTAAGAATGAATCAATacaaatgacatttttcctcAGCTAAACATTGTCCTCCATGTAACATAAGATGTACCTTGAGCAATCTAAGGTCATGAATAGAAAATGTTCCGTCATCACTTCCAGATGCCAAAAGACAACTAGCCAgcctaattaaattaacaattgaaatattaaggTCTTCCTGAATAATAAGGAAAGGGTGTTAAAATGGAATACAAGTATGCTAAAAACATTCAAACACCTGTTCCAAGAGATAACATTCACATCTGCATTATGAGCCTTAAAAGACATTAAGGCTGACTTCCCCACACGTGTATCCCAAATTGCTATGTTTCCATCCACAGAACACGAAGCAAAAACATCAGATTCTGTAGGGCTCCACTGCATTAAGATAATTTAGAGAAAACCAGATAAAACAATGAGCAATTCATGGTAAGCCATTCATGCTGGATCATAATGTTCAACTTCGTGCGCAAAAGAATCCAAGGAAATTATAATATCGCTTCAAATATAGAATACGTACTTGTAGATCTTCCACACTTGCAGCATGTCCAATGAAAGGATTAGGATCAACATTCCATGTAGCATCAGATGCAGGCTCCCATAAATGAATGCAACTATTGCAGTCCCcttcagaaaagaaaaagcaaattaaaGTATTAGAACCAACTTTGACTGGTAAGGTTTATAGAGAAGAATAATAAGAGTGCATGCAGAATAATCTTGAACAGTACCAGATACAAGCCTTCCAGGTGCGACGGGATTCCAATCTATAGCATAGCCCTCATCTTTGTGGCCGCCAAACTTAACTAGTGGGCTCTGATTTAAAACTTGAGGAGCTCCATGGCCAGCTACCGTTTCTGATTCCGCTAAAGCATTTAGATGAGATCGGAAGTCCCATACCTACATGAATAGAggcaaacaaaaatataaagtagTTAGTCATTTATTTGTCTGTCTTCCATTCCAATCCAACAAAAAGGTTATGAAACAAGAACATTTTCAGATTTCAAGCATGCAATTTTGACCTGCACATGACCAGTATCTGCTCAGGATGCACATATATGGGGATTTTGTGACATGGCACGTATACGATTGACACATCCTTGATGAGCTACCTTGCGCAACTGCAgatatcaacaaaaaaaatgaagattgtAGACAAACTGGgtggtaaaaaaataattgataaggTCGGTCGTGAAATAATAGGACATCAAAAGAACAACATATTACCTGCAAAATTGGTGTCCCAGAACCACCTTCCTCCTCATCGTCACTATCGTCATCACTGTCACTACTTTCACCGTCCGCATCTTCATCACCAGTAGCAGGTTTATTAGGTACTAATTCACGTCTCTTCCCAGAAATGTTAGAGACTTTAAATACTCCAATAGAGTTCCAAGAAGGTTTCTCTGCCTGCAGAAGAAGAGATGAAAATCAACACAAAATAGGCCAGATGAAATAAAAGCATGCATTATCTTTTCACCGTCCCTTGAGAGAATCATGCGATAGGTTTTCTCTCTAAAAGGAAAAGGCCGCCAAACAAATCAGAAAGAAATAttagattgatttttttttttttattgaagagCATCTACATACGACTAAGAAGAAATGAAATCACCTGAGACCCAGCAACAAAATAAGCTGTGTATGGAAACTCATTCCGCACTAAACCCAACGTATCACGCAAGATATCAAAGCtgtaaaaaagaatgaaattccaacagaaaattaaatgaagttaCCATTCTCTCTAATTGTTCTCACAAGGAAATAAACTTTTCTAGTTTTTTAGCAGAAAAAATGACAACcccaattcaattttttgatCCATTTAACTAAATTAGAGAATCAAAACTTTCAATACCTTCAGTTACACAACAGAACATTCTAACAAACAGAACAGAACAGagcaaataataatgaatgaaGGATGCAAAGAAAGGACCTTAAACAAGGCCAGCCAATGTGAAAGGCGTGAAGGGAGTTGTAGGCAGTAGGGTCACACTGAAGCTCCTCTCCTTCCTCTAACTTGTCAACTCCTGGTTGCCACACCTTTGTTGGTAAACTTGGAATTGAAGACGAAGATGAcccatttccttttttttgagTCCTGTTCGTAAGTgagtaaataattaagattagagtcacaaatttagaataaactGAAGGGATTGGGAATGAGattgtttgattaatttaattaaccttgttctttcttttggcCTTCTTTGGGTTCTTGATGCTGCGAACCATTTTATCACTGCTACTACTAGCGTACTATCGTGGGTTTTGAAAGACTCGGTAGAGGCAGGGTTTTGGTTTTGCCGTTTGGAgccggttttttttttttttttttctaatagaaGAGAGCtgctttacttcttttgtattttaatttttttttcttttccggTGGgtattttgtctttatttctcttttatttatttatttattttaccgAAAAAATCTCACCTTACAGGCATTTGatatattgtattgtattagaTTACGCTTTATATGAGTTTTTTCGGCACATGACATCACATGAAACTGCATTAGTCAATGCAATGTGATAtcatgtttgataaatttttttgttcacatTATGATATGTTATAATACACAATAATATGAACAGTTCTACATTAAATAAACCCCAAGTGTTTTTGGATTTGTGTACTATGACACTGTTCacgttagtttttttttatttctttaattaaaataataaataaaaataaatatatatattattaaatatagttaAAAACTCTAATAATCTTAAagcattaatttaatataaatattaaaataaaatattattttatataatacagTCCGTATCACACCAAATATAATAttgcattataatttatatataaccTAATACAATACAACCTAGCATGCACCCTTTATTGGCTGTATTGTATtagattgtaataaattataatatagtgCCATATTTGGTATAGCATGcactatattatatatttataaattatatatttattaaattcattttatttagatttattaatattttgatatttttataatatttactactaaactaatatttatgttaaaatttattaaaaacggTGGCCGCCATATACCGCTGTTGGCTGCCTTATTCTAGTGTCGTTTCAACTTAGATTTTATACCATTGGAATTCTCGTCGTTggagctattttttttttttttgaatactgaTTAAACATCAgattactgcattacacagatatttacaacaactgctATTATAGCAGATATATTACATTGATaattacaatcagatatatatgattgagacttacattattacattgaaTTCTGTGAAATACATGCCCAGACAAATAACCTTTCACAAAGGAGGGATGTCCACCCTTCACTCGCATTTCGTaagagaaaatgatttttacatATTAAGAATATTTAGCCCCCACAATACTTTTGTAGGGGCTAGAaccgctgccctcacaagcCTTGTGAGGGAAGCAGCCCACCACTTCGGCCAAGGCCGAAGTGGCTGTCGCTGGAGCtgttaaacaataaaattattactagAGATGGAGCTTTTATTCACCgtatatttacaattaaaattttaagatccAAAACTTTGGCTATAAACATACGGTGAATGAAAGCTCCATTACCAATGATAATTGCAACTTGTATAGATCTGACAATTAGGATTACAGTGGTACCGAACTTTACCCCAAACGGCATGAAGTATTGCAACAGTTGGCGGCAGCAATGGCAGACCGTCACCAATGATAATATTCGCCAGTCACATAAGatagtatttaataaaatattctaaacttaatttattttataattagtaatatataaaaccaaacaaaaaagcCAAACTAATGCAAAACCAAGGATGTGAATTTCCCTAATTATATGAAATCTGGATTATGATGCATTTAAAAACACCATAATGCAACCTTAAAATTCACCAAGCATGGGGTTGCATTATATTAGTTAATGCAATCTCATGTACTGCGGCGTACCAACCACACTCTTATGTACCTGTTATATATTATAAGTGGTTCCAATATTGCTTTATTGTTGTGGATCCATTTTGGGAAGTATCCGAATATGCAtgccattaatattaatgatatGAAGCTAAAGGAAGCAAAATGGTAATTAGGAAGctaatgagaaaataattattagaacTTGGTCACATGCTCTCTATTTCTTTTCTCAATCTCTGCATGAATGTGATTGCAAATTATGATAGTTATTTATAGCcaataaaacatattaattaGTCATACATTTAACAACACATTCTTTGAATCTTAAGGTGACGTGTGCACAActctttataaattgattaGTGTGATATACAATCCATAATGTATTTCATTCAAGAGTTATGATATAAAcacacataaaaaattatgtagcTACTTTTACAATTCACTTACTAAAGTCATAAGTGTGAAGTAcacattattttaatcttGAAGTTGATAGATATATCTCATAATACttgtgttttaaattttgtaagattttttttttcaaagcaaaatttGTAAGATTTTAAGTCAATTTAAAGCAATACCTTGCATTCAAgagatatattatattaattgttttgaagGATaaaagtgctttcttaaaataatattttgatattaaaaatttaaattttataaaaatattatctctctactttttaaaatagtatAAATCGAATGGAGTGATTTCACCCattcttccccccccccccccccccccccccccccccacaaagaaaaagaaaaaagaaagaagaaaagaagaaagagagaggctGCACACACAAAATTCTATTTTGATCACCCCACACCAATCCCAAACGCATTCATAATTGGGACGCAGATGAGGAATTGTGGCTACTAAAGAAATACTTCTAAGCATTTCAACTGATCATaagcaaatcaaaattaaattgataattgcTTTCAAGAACTTTACATCTGGTGTAATGAATATGGAAATAGAAGAATTTACACTGACGATGATCATCAGGGAACTGCTCATCCATATACATTATTACGTTCAATTCAAAAGAATGCAAAAGTTTTAAGAAATTAGTGAATCCAGTAGTTGCCAGCTACCCTTAAGTGATGACATCAACCCATGAGACCGGTTTATTTCATCTGCAAGACATGGACAAGCAATTCATATCAATACCGCTCTAATAAGTCTCTTAGTCATTGACTGTTTTTGTGCCCTAAGGGTTTGGTCGAACTGGTTTTCAATCTGCTCTATTTGGATGGCTACCCCAACTCAAATCCTAGGAAAGGTAAAGATCTAAAAAATTGTTGCCGCTCACAGGGAATCTCAGAATACCTAAGgaacaattataaaaatgcGGATCTACATGATAAGGATAAccgaaaaaaattcaaaagaagagGCATGCACGCATACCAGCTGTTTCTTTGTCTAGTAAAGAGAACAAGTGCTGCAAACCCTATCATGATTGCAACTTTCAGTACCTGAAGGGGAAAGAGAGAAGTAGTTAAGCTATATCATGCTTACAGAAGATTATTTATAAGGATTTTATCCTTGCTAGTTGTTGAAATCATACAAGAAATTTTTGATATAACAACTAGAGGATCTGGAATTGAGTACGACAAAACCTGCCCAACTGCTCCTCTAGAATTTTCGTTATCTTCTGAATTCACAAGCTCAGGTTTCCTTGCTTTTTTACTACTCTCATCGACTTCATTCCCCTTGTTACAACCAGGACGTGTACTACTCTGGAAATAATGTAGCAAACACAGAGAATCAAGTATCAGATTGAAAATacaatgaaagaaagaaattccaTTTTAGCCAGTGTAGCATCAAATTGTGCAGCTAGACTAttcaaactaaaaaaatacttttcttGGTATATTTTGATAGACAAACACACTAGTCATTCACTTTAGGGGTGCAAATTCTCACCTTTAATAGAACTAACATATCTATCATTGATCACAGATGGTTATATCCTGAATATGgtgcctttttcttttttttttttggtcggATGTACATACTGAACCAAGAGCATAGAGGAATACCTTGATGCAGCATCCAATTCAAAGGTAGACTATGGGTATGGAGCTATAGTTTATATGGTGCATGATATAATGCGGTTTAAGTCAATTTCTTCAGAGACTGTTgcctattattatttgtctgAGGATCGATTTTGTAATAACAAGTCGCATCCTGTCAAAGTATGATCATAGTGAATTGGTGtagattgaaaaattttccaGAATATGGTGCTGAAAACATAAGTGCTTAActattatatttgttaaaaatacaATTCCTTTTGTTCCCCATTACAATTGTGAACCAATCAGTTTCTTGAGGTCTGCAACAATCTCAGGATAATTGACATCTAAACTCCAGCTCCTCTGGGAGAATGAAATACATGTGCAAGTCTTTGCTGCTAAGGGCAAAACCACAAAGGGCCTCTTCTCCCTCTTCTTGGCATTCTACTAATTCATCTACATTCACCTCTCATATCAAGATTATTAAAGGTTGTTATTCttctatttattatgttaGGTCTCATTGTGTTACCCTTTCAATGTCATACATAACTAGAACGCCATAAGTGGGTGTGGGTGCGGGAGACATCTATGAATTTATATGGTTTACCAGtgtattaagaaattaaaagcatTTAATAGGAACACGGTACCTTTTCCACATTTTCTGGTGCAGGAAATTTTTCTTCTCGATGGATTTCCACTTCAGCATGACAAATTCCCATCAGATCTATCAAGTGTTTGCCACCAGCTGTTATGCACAGGTTTCTTGATCCAGTAGGAAACATCCATGTTCCAGGGCAGTTGGAAGAGTAATGTATATCTTtccaattttctttatatttcaacttattaatTGAAGTCCCTTTACTATCCACTTCCAGAGAATATTCTTGGCGAACTCCTTTCATGCTCTcttttatggatgattttccGCCAGACTGTTGCTCATTCAGAAGCAATTTACCAGGATGCTGTCTACGTATATGCTCATCAACCATTCTTCCAGAAACTGTAGCTGCCTTACCAGTGGATTCTCTCATCAAACCTTCAGAAGAATTTTTATCGCTCATATCTGGATTTTtcacttcagttctaacatcTACTGGACTTAACCCAAATTGTCTAGTGCCTTGATGTGCTGTATACCCATCAAAAGCTTTAACATAACCAAGTTGATCTTCTTTTGCTCTGGTATGCATTGTGGCTTGTTGAAACTCCCCTGTAAGAAATGGAGTTTTTATCCTCCCAGACATCAGCGCTGCTGGTTTAATTTGCTCCGTCTTAAATTCATCCGCACTCAAACTTGTCAGAGAAGCTTCAGATGAAATCTTCCTCAATTGAGATTTAGCTGGCGCAGGTTTTATATAAGGTCTTATATCCTGATTCAAGTCAAGCCCCGggatgataataattttttctgagAGAATGAAAAAGCGAAAAGACGTGTAATAACATATGAAGTATTTTCTTCAcgcaaaaatttcatttaccTGAGAGAGACTACTTTCAAAGGCATTTATCATGTTCCTTACATTGCTCGGAATCTTCTCCGCTGGGCTCTGCTTCTCTCGATTAATGCTCCCGGCTTCCTCCAATTTTCGAGCAATTAACTTGTTTTTTGCAGCCACTTTCAATTCTGAGCTTTTTGATAAAGATGAAGCTTCTTTCGAACCAACGGCTCTCACAGAAACATCATCACGAGGTGTCTGAGTCCCAACCTTCTCAATCAAACCTCTGTTGTTTACATCAGTCAGA encodes:
- the LOC102612963 gene encoding LOW QUALITY PROTEIN: protein HEAT STRESS TOLERANT DWD 1 (The sequence of the model RefSeq protein was modified relative to this genomic sequence to represent the inferred CDS: substituted 1 base at 1 genomic stop codon) — translated: MPVSSLLLEKKKKKTGSKRQNQNPASTESFKTHDSTLVVAVIKWFAASRTQRRPKERTRTQKKGNGSSSSSIPSLPTKVWQPGVDKLEEGEELQCDPTAYNSLHAFHIGWPCLSFDILRDTLGLVRNEFPYTAYFVAGSQAEKPSWNSIGVFKVSNISGKRRELVPNKPATGDEDADGESSDSDDDSDDEEEGGSGTPILQLRKVAHQGCVNRIRAMSQNPHICASXADTGHVQVWDFRSHLNALAESETVAGHGAPQVLNQSPLVKFGGHKDEGYAIDWNPVAPGRLVSGDCNSCIHLWEPASDATWNVDPNPFIGHAASVEDLQWSPTESDVFASCSVDGNIAIWDTRVGKSALMSFKAHNADVNVISWNRLASCLLASGSDDGTFSIHDLRLLKGGDSVVAHFEYHKHPVTSIEWSPHEGSTLAVSSADNQLTIWDLSLEKDEEEEAEFKAKTREQVNAPEDLPPQLLFIHQGQKDLKELHWHTQVPGMIVSTAADGFNILMPSNIQSTLPQDAV
- the LOC102627547 gene encoding uncharacterized protein LOC102627547 isoform X1, which gives rise to MPGTILVSVLEFKGLQSSSSMPQQMSIKVSMGKREYQTWEKTEFSFPLTTFRDNLMIALYDAKGNKISYTGVETRLVVEKGLWDDIFSLEGGGHVHLRLQFILTEDERYRIRIMRESALRKKHDELSSSNPTSPESVGSNAEASLFLHQQVSDSIESLLQSKVVAKQAGFDPIYIRRIDQPPVSQGFDVHLTDVNNRGLIEKVGTQTPRDDVSVRAVGSKEASSLSKSSELKVAAKNKLIARKLEEAGSINREKQSPAEKIPSNVRNMINAFESSLSQDIRPYIKPAPAKSQLRKISSEASLTSLSADEFKTEQIKPAALMSGRIKTPFLTGEFQQATMHTRAKEDQLGYVKAFDGYTAHQGTRQFGLSPVDVRTEVKNPDMSDKNSSEGLMRESTGKAATVSGRMVDEHIRRQHPGKLLLNEQQSGGKSSIKESMKGVRQEYSLEVDSKGTSINKLKYKENWKDIHYSSNCPGTWMFPTGSRNLCITAGGKHLIDLMGICHAEVEIHREEKFPAPENVEKSSTRPGCNKGNEVDESSKKARKPELVNSEDNENSRGAVGQVLKVAIMIGFAALVLFTRQRNS
- the LOC102627547 gene encoding uncharacterized protein LOC102627547 isoform X4, with product MIALYDAKGNKISYTGVETRLVVEKGLWDDIFSLEGGGHVHLRLQFILTEDERYRIRIMRESALRKKHDELSSSNPTSPESVGSNAEASLFLHQQVSDSIESLLQSKVVAKQAGFDPIYIRRIDQPPVSQGFDVHLTDVNNRGLIEKVGTQTPRDDVSVRAVGSKEASSLSKSSELKVAAKNKLIARKLEEAGSINREKQSPAEKIPSNVRNMINAFESSLSQDIRPYIKPAPAKSQLRKISSEASLTSLSADEFKTEQIKPAALMSGRIKTPFLTGEFQQATMHTRAKEDQLGYVKAFDGYTAHQGTRQFGLSPVDVRTEVKNPDMSDKNSSEGLMRESTGKAATVSGRMVDEHIRRQHPGKLLLNEQQSGGKSSIKESMKGVRQEYSLEVDSKGTSINKLKYKENWKDIHYSSNCPGTWMFPTGSRNLCITAGGKHLIDLMGICHAEVEIHREEKFPAPENVEKSSTRPGCNKGNEVDESSKKARKPELVNSEDNENSRGAVGQVLKVAIMIGFAALVLFTRQRNS
- the LOC102627547 gene encoding uncharacterized protein LOC102627547 isoform X2, with the protein product MPGTILVSVLEFKGLQSSSSMPQQMSIKVSMGKREYQTWEKTEFSFPLTTFRDNLMIALYDAKGNKISYTGVETRLVVEKGLWDDIFSLEGGGHVHLRLQFILTEDERYRIRIMRESALRKKHDELSSSNPTSPESVGSNAEASLFLHQQIYIRRIDQPPVSQGFDVHLTDVNNRGLIEKVGTQTPRDDVSVRAVGSKEASSLSKSSELKVAAKNKLIARKLEEAGSINREKQSPAEKIPSNVRNMINAFESSLSQDIRPYIKPAPAKSQLRKISSEASLTSLSADEFKTEQIKPAALMSGRIKTPFLTGEFQQATMHTRAKEDQLGYVKAFDGYTAHQGTRQFGLSPVDVRTEVKNPDMSDKNSSEGLMRESTGKAATVSGRMVDEHIRRQHPGKLLLNEQQSGGKSSIKESMKGVRQEYSLEVDSKGTSINKLKYKENWKDIHYSSNCPGTWMFPTGSRNLCITAGGKHLIDLMGICHAEVEIHREEKFPAPENVEKSSTRPGCNKGNEVDESSKKARKPELVNSEDNENSRGAVGQVLKVAIMIGFAALVLFTRQRNS
- the LOC102627547 gene encoding uncharacterized protein LOC102627547 isoform X3, yielding MPGTILVSVLEFKGLQSSSSMPQQMSIKVSMGKREYQTWEKTEFSFPLTTFRDNLMIALYDAKGNKISYTGVETRLVVEKGLWDDIFSLEGGGHVHLRLQFILTEDERYRIRIMRESALRKKHDELSSSNPTSPESVGSNAEASLFLHQQVSDSIESLLQSKVVAKQAGFDPIYIRRIDQPPVSQGFDVHLTDVNNRGLIEKVGTQTPRDDVSVRAVGSKEASSLSKSSELKVAAKNKLIARKLEEAGSINREKQSPAEKIPSNVRNMINAFESSLSQDIRPYIKPAPAKSQLRKISSEASLTSLSADEFKTEQIKPAALMSGRIKTPFLTGEFQQATMHTRAKEDQLGYVKAFDGYTAHQGTRQFGLSPVDVRTEVKNPDMSDKNSSEGLMRESTGKAATVSGRMVDEHIRRQHPGKLLLNEQQSGGKSSIKESMKGVRQEYSLEVDSKGTSINKLKYKENWKDIHYSSNCPGTWMFPTGSRNLCITAGGKHLIDLMGICHAEVEIHREEKFPAPENVEKDATCYYKIDPQTNNNRQQSLKKLT